The following coding sequences lie in one Leishmania panamensis strain MHOM/PA/94/PSC-1 chromosome 19 sequence genomic window:
- a CDS encoding signal recognition particle, SRP19 subunit, putative (TriTrypDB/GeneDB-style sysID: LpmP.19.1480) has product MPPRSYDKKAYQTIYPQYLDSNLTPSEGRRLTKSQGVEHPTIDEILHALRVLGYKDVIVDPARSYPRSQSTTKFPVVPRGCIRVSIKTPVDEHYIKKSDFDTQQRSAVMDSIDTKQELIRRVATLIKERAPKRPHLSTVEEIIAAYNPVPQPKSKK; this is encoded by the coding sequence ATGCCGCCGCGCTCCTACGACAAGAAGGCGTACCAGACCATCTACCCGCAGTACCTCGACTCCAACCTGACACCCAGCGAAGGTCGGCGACTGACTAAGTCGCAGGGAGTCGAGCACCCGACGATCGACGAGATCCTTCATGCACTTAGGGTCTTGGGCTACAAGGATGTCATTGTAGACCCGGCCCGCTCGTACCCGCGGAGTCAGAGCACCACGAAGTTTCCAGTGGTACCGCGCGGGTGCATTAGGGTCTCCATCAAGACACCGGTGGACGAGCACTACATCAAGAAGAGCGACTTtgacacgcagcagcgcagcgctgtgaTGGACAGCATCGACACTAAACAAGAGCTCATCCGACGTGTAGCCACACTAATCAAGGAAAGGGCACCGAAGCGGCCACATCTCTCCACCGTGGAGGAAATTATCGCTGCATATAATCCCGTCCCCCAGCCAAAAAGCAAGAAATAG